Proteins encoded by one window of Fusobacterium sp. DD2:
- a CDS encoding NAD-dependent epimerase/dehydratase family protein — protein sequence MITFSNHVLKEDLKKIINSNIAFEKLKGKSILITGATGMLATYITFLFVELNMKKNYNINIFALVRNKEKGLRQFKDILNEKNFHLITQDITSPIDLNESIDYIFHLASSANPQTIKKDPLSIIKANTIGTLNVFEFARHKNSRVFFASTREVYGKIENRDYIAENDMGTLNPLEDRACYPESKRMSETICRSYFLQYGVRYQIARIAHVYGPGMNIDNDGRIMSDIISNVVKNEDIILKSDGSAIRSFCYITDAIEAMMLILLEGLENEVYNISNEVEEVSIKNLANLCVDIFPDKKIKVKCIPQHSSNNLYTNYKRVGLNNKKLNSLGWSPKISLKEGIENTVKSFN from the coding sequence ATGATAACTTTTTCAAATCATGTATTAAAAGAGGATTTAAAAAAAATAATTAATTCAAATATTGCTTTTGAAAAATTAAAAGGGAAAAGTATTTTGATAACAGGTGCAACAGGAATGTTGGCCACATATATTACTTTTTTATTTGTGGAATTAAATATGAAAAAAAACTATAACATTAATATTTTTGCATTAGTAAGAAATAAAGAGAAGGGATTAAGACAGTTTAAGGATATATTAAATGAGAAGAATTTTCATTTGATTACTCAGGATATAACATCTCCAATAGATTTAAATGAGTCAATTGATTATATTTTTCATTTAGCAAGTTCTGCGAATCCACAAACTATAAAAAAGGATCCTCTTAGCATAATAAAAGCAAATACGATAGGGACTTTAAATGTATTTGAATTTGCAAGACATAAAAATTCAAGAGTATTTTTTGCTTCAACTAGAGAAGTGTATGGAAAAATTGAAAATAGAGATTATATTGCTGAGAATGACATGGGAACATTAAATCCTCTTGAAGATAGGGCGTGTTATCCTGAAAGCAAAAGAATGAGCGAAACTATTTGTAGGAGTTATTTTTTACAATATGGGGTAAGATATCAAATAGCAAGAATTGCTCATGTATATGGTCCAGGAATGAATATTGATAATGATGGTAGAATAATGTCTGATATTATATCAAATGTCGTAAAAAATGAAGACATAATATTAAAAAGTGATGGCTCTGCTATAAGATCGTTTTGCTACATTACTGATGCTATAGAAGCGATGATGCTAATATTATTAGAAGGTTTAGAAAATGAAGTATATAATATATCTAATGAAGTGGAAGAAGTTTCGATTAAAAATTTGGCAAATTTATGTGTTGATATTTTTCCAGATAAAAAAATAAAAGTAAAGTGCATTCCTCAACATTCTTCTAATAATTTATATACAAATTATAAAAGAGTTGGTTTAAATAATAAAAAATTAAATTCTTTAGGTTGGAGCCCGAAAATTTCATTAAAAGAGGGAATCGAAAATACAGTTAAGAGTTTTAATTAA